Proteins from one Ricinus communis isolate WT05 ecotype wild-type chromosome 9, ASM1957865v1, whole genome shotgun sequence genomic window:
- the LOC8275915 gene encoding rab3 GTPase-activating protein non-catalytic subunit: MSSKRSHTTELGCIACEELSDVGAGKEGWFVDNPNLKCALDTHSIAISNRYLILITGWDDGPRLKIRPDLSPIESESITALEWLVFDEIRVVAVGTSCGYFLVYSLDGHLIHKQMVYPGRILKIRVRGTKKDLTQQTSSSEEISIVMPGVIARFDGSDLQNMLQEWIQEKHSQFWDEKPNRDADGLGITYKRLPYQLWNVNKYGSCADAAITGIMPPPLMEVQSSQRYYCAVTIGDDAVISAYRLSEDRSKSLVGAILSKVVPATFSTIASLSKMIWRSEKASPKKSEAKPQSFAKASPLTCLKDHPRKGEKLTLSPGGTLAAITDSLGRILLLDTQALIVVRLWKGYRDASCFFMEMQVKRDNAGASSSYYEPSKSDYCLCLAIHAPRKGIIEVWQMRTGPRLLTIQCARGTKLLQPTYRFGSSPDFPYIPLEVFVLNGESGQLSVLNRSLN, encoded by the exons ATGTCGTCGAAGAGAAGTCACACGACGGAGCTGGGGTGCATTGCGTGCGAGGAGCTGAGCGATGTAGGAGCTGGAAAGGAAGGTTGGTTTGTTGACAACCCAAACCTTAAATGCGCTCTTGACACCCATTCCATCGCCATTTCAAATCGCTATCTCATTTTAATCACTGGTTGGGACGATGGGCCCCGTCTCAAGATCCGACCCGATTTATCCCCCATCGAATCCGAATCCATCACCGCCCTGGAGTGGTTAGTGTTTGATGAGATTCGAGTTGTTGCGGTGGGCACTTCTTGCGGTTATTTCTTAGTTTATTCGTTGGACGGTCATCTGATTCATAAACAG ATGGTATATCCTGGCCGGATTCTGAAAATAAGAGTCCGTGGAACTAAGAAAGATTTGACCCAACAAACATCTTCCTCCGAGGAGATTTCTATTGTTATGCCTGGTGTGATTGCGCGATTTGATGGCTCTGATTTGcag AATATGTTGCAAGAATGGATTCAAGAAAAGCATTCTCAGTTTTGGGATGAAAAGCCGAATAGGGATGCGGATGGCTTAGGAATTACATATAAGAGATTGCCTTACCAGTTATGGAATGTTAATAAATATGGTTCTTGTGCTGATGCTGCCATCACTGGCATAATGCCTCCTCCATTAATGGAAGTTCAG TCAAGTCAACGATACTATTGTGCTGTCACTATTGGAGATGATGCTGTAATTTCTGCTTACAG GCTTTCAGAAGATAGAAGTAAGTCTCTAGTGGGAGCTATTCTGTCAAAAGTTGTGCCTGCAACATTCTCGACAATAGCTTCTCTCTCCAAAATGATATGGCGAAGTGAAAAGGCATCGCCCAAAAAATCAGAAGCAAAGCCTCAGTCATTTGCTAAAg CTTCTCCTTTGACATGTTTGAAAGATCACCCAAGGAAAGGAGAGAAGCTCACATTATCACCAGGTGGAACATTGGCTGCAATAACAGATTCACTTGGTCGTATATTGCTCTTAGACACTCAAGCACTTATAGTTGTACGACTATGGAAG GGATATCGTGATGCTAGTTGTTTCTTCATGGAAATGCAAGTTAAAAGGGACAATGCAGGGGCTAGTTCCTCTTACTATGAACCATCAAAGAGTGATTATTGCCTCTGTCTAGCTATTCATGCACCACGGAAAGGAATTATTGAG GTTTGGCAGATGAGAACTGGACCACGTCTTCTAACAATTCAGTGTGCCAGGGGTACTAAGTTACTCCAGCCGACATACAGGTTTGGATCGTCACCAGATTTTCCTTATATTCCCCTAGAAGTGTTTGTGTTAAATGGAGAGTCTGGTCAGTTGTCAGTTTTAAATCGCTCTCTTAATTGA
- the LOC8275914 gene encoding peptide-N4-(N-acetyl-beta-glucosaminyl)asparagine amidase A, which produces MATSCLSRLLLFSFLLLDPFPSAANIHKANNLLFTEPISILSSSHSTNPPTPTVYFEVTKPIHVPNTKPCIHTVLQHDFGYTYGKSPVLANYTPPSHCPSQHFSKIILEWNATCKGRQFDRIFGVWLGGVELLRSCTAEPRATGIFWSVQKDITRYYSSLLKDETQELAVYLGNLVDSTYTGVYRVNVTLYFYPAEDKSSYNENSLLDHFKARHDSKADLILPISRDLPLNDGLWFQIQNSTDTQLKEFEIPPNVYRAVLEVYVSFHENDEFWYSNYYNEYISANNLTGSPGNGPFREVIVSLDGEVLGAIWPFTVIYTGGINPLLWRPITAIGSFDLPSYDLEMTPLLGSVLDGKTHKLGFSVTNALNVWYIDANLHLWLDHKSKKIEGKVLKHEGKPLAFSLISNFKDLNGTFLAAAQRSISSTGWVKCSFGKITTHFNQRFSYNNSMEMGDDGNLQIVNQTINFTDSVSFRKLTSSVHSFKSFKNFNIGLYSDFFDQGNGTSLYVTNVTLGFNEKKSKDSSFGFDTSSLKNLQNAQGVMVVKNNLVVNGVGSTQQVYKYDGDKFCYFRNVSSSNYTILYDKVGNKCNKKEQSHLGFGLSRWWPLPTRRASLASELLNNHGV; this is translated from the coding sequence ATGGCTACCTCTTGCCTCTCTCGCCTCCTCCTCTTTTCCTTCTTGCTTCTCGACCCTTTTCCATCCGCAGCCAACATTCACAAAGCCAACAATCTCCTCTTTACTGAACCAATCTCTATACTTTCTTCAAGTCACTCCACAAACCCGCCAACACCCACTGTTTACTTTGAAGTTACAAAACCAATTCATGTCCCTAATACAAAACCTTGCATACACACCGTTCTCCAGCATGATTTTGGCTACACATATGGCAAATCTCCTGTTCTCGCCAATTACACCCCTCCTTCTCACTGCCCATCTCAACATTTCTCCAAGATTATCCTTGAATGGAATGCTACTTGCAAAGGTCGACAATTTGATCGCATTTTTGGGGTTTGGCTGGGAGGTGTTGAGCTTCTCAGAAGCTGCACTGCTGAACCAAGAGCTACTGGGATTTTTTGGTCTGTCCAGAAGGATATAACAAGGTATTATTCATCACTGCTTAAGGATGAGACTCAAGAATTAGCTGTTTATCTTGGTAATCTTGTTGATAGTACATATACTGGGGTTTACCGCGTTAATgtaactctttatttttatcctgCTGAAGATAAATCGAGTTATAACGAGAATAGTTTATTGGATCATTTTAAAGCTAGACATGATTCCAAGGCTGATTTGATCCTACCCATTTCGAGAGATCTTCCATTGAATGATGGGTTATGGTTTCAAATTCAGAATTCTACTGATACCCaattgaaagaatttgagATTCCTCCAAATGTTTATAGGGCTGTATTAGAGgtttatgtttcttttcatgaaaatgatgaattttgGTATTCCAATTATTATAATGAGTATATTAGTGCGAATAATCTTACGGGTTCGCCTGGAAATGGTCCTTTTAGGGAGGTTATAGTTAGTCTTGATGGAGAGGTTCTTGGTGCAATTTGGCCTTTTACTGTGATTTATACTGGTGGAATCAATCCTCTCCTGTGGAGACCTATTACTGCCATTGGTTCCTTTGATCTCCCGTCTTATGATCTTGAAATGACTCCACTTTTAGGGAGTGTATTAGATGGAAAGACCCATAAGTTAGGTTTTAGTGTCACCAATGCTTTGAATGTTTGGTATATAGATGCAAATTTGCATCTTTGGTTGGACCATAAGAGCAAAAAGATCGAAGGGAAGGTTTTGAAACATGAGGGTAAGCCTCTTGCTTTTTCATTGATATCAaatttcaaagatttgaaTGGAACATTCTTGGCAGCTGCACAGAGGTCTATATCCTCAACTGGATGGGTAAAGTGCTCCTTTGGTAAGATTACTACCCATTTTAATCAACGGTTTAGTTACAACAACTCAATGGAGATGGGTGATGATGGGAATTTGCAGATTGTGaatcaaacaattaattttactgACAGCGTTTCCTTTAGAAAGCTAACCTCTTCTGTTCATTCATTCAAATCATTCAAAAACTTTAATATTGGGTTGTATTCTGACTTCTTTGATCAAGGAAATGGCACTTCCTTGTATGTAACAAATGTCACACTGGGGTTCAATGAGAAGAAATCAAAAGATTCTAGTTTTGGATTTGATACCAGCTCTCTTAAAAATTTGCAGAATGCCCAGGGTGTTATGGTTGTAAAGAACAATTTGGTTGTCAATGGAGTGGGAAGCACACAGCAGGTTTACAAATATGATGGTGATAAGTTCTGCTACTTCAGGAACGTAAGCAGCTCAAACTACACCATCCTTTATGACAAAGTAGGAAATAAGTGCAATAAAAAGGAACAGTCTCACTTGGGTTTTGGACTTAGCAGATGGTGGCCACTTCCAACTCGAAGGGCTTCTCTAGCGTCTGAGTTATTGAATAACCATGGAGTTTAA